From the genome of Streptomyces ficellus:
AGCTCGTCGATCCCGGCCAGTTCGCGGCTGCGCGAGGCGTCCAGCTGCTTGCCCCAGCGCCGCAACTGCCGGTCCAGGAAGCCGTCGGGGCGCCCGAAGTCGCCGAGCCCCACCGCGCCGGGGTCCACGGCGTGCAGGTCGACCAGCGTGTCGACCAGGCCCAGCACGGCGGCGCGGGTGCGCTCGGGGCCGAGCGGGGCGAGCTGGGCGGCGGTGCGGTAGGGCGTGCCGGGCACGAACTCCATGACGTAGAACGGGGCGCCGAGGACCTCCTCGTCCTCGCACAGCACCAGCGGCTCCGGGACCGGCACCGCCGTCGGGTGCAGGGCGCTGATCACCCGGTGCTCGCGCCGCATGTCGTGGGCGGTGGCCAGGACGTGGCCGAGCGGCGGGCGGCGCACGACCCACTGGCCGGTGCCGTCGGTGACGACGTACGTCAGGTTCGACCGGCCGCCCTCGACGAGGCGGGCGCTGAGCGGTCCGCTCACCAGGCCGGGCCGCTCGCGGTCCAGGAAGCCGCGCAGCCGCTCGGGATCGAGACCTGGTGGGGGAGCTGAGCTCATCGTTCGCACCTCCGGTGACGGGAAGAACAGTGGTGTACGCAGCATGACCGACCAGTCGGTATGTCGTCCAGGGCCACGCCCCGTCCGGTGCGTAAACCGGCGGTTCCTCACACGTCACCGGGACCCGT
Proteins encoded in this window:
- a CDS encoding phosphotransferase family protein, producing MSSAPPPGLDPERLRGFLDRERPGLVSGPLSARLVEGGRSNLTYVVTDGTGQWVVRRPPLGHVLATAHDMRREHRVISALHPTAVPVPEPLVLCEDEEVLGAPFYVMEFVPGTPYRTAAQLAPLGPERTRAAVLGLVDTLVDLHAVDPGAVGLGDFGRPDGFLDRQLRRWGKQLDASRSRELAGIDELHAALGRELPLSGAPTVVHGDYRLDNALLGEDDKVNAVLDWEMSTLGDPLTDLGLLAMYSVRLDLPHSPVSTTAAAPGHPSPAELVERYAARSGRDTSAISWYTAFAWFKLAVILEGIHYRYTLGQTVGAGFDRIGELVPVFIEHGLTTLQEG